In Microbacterium binotii, one DNA window encodes the following:
- a CDS encoding YaeQ family protein, producing MAAGATMYTFDVTLSDVDRGVYEQFTLRAARHPSETDAFMLTRVLAFCLEYEEGIAFSEGISQAEEPAVLVRDATGAITAWIEVGAPDAARLHFGSKLADRVVVYTHRDPAKVAAQWDGKKIHRGDAIRLISFTPGFIDEARPALERRNTATVSVVESRLYLELNGTAVDAEVIEQPAQ from the coding sequence ATGGCTGCCGGCGCGACGATGTACACGTTCGATGTGACGCTGTCGGATGTGGACCGCGGCGTCTACGAGCAGTTCACGCTGCGGGCGGCGCGGCATCCGTCCGAGACGGATGCCTTCATGCTGACCCGGGTGCTGGCATTCTGCCTCGAGTACGAGGAAGGCATCGCGTTCAGCGAGGGGATCTCGCAGGCCGAGGAGCCCGCGGTGCTCGTGCGGGACGCGACGGGCGCGATCACCGCATGGATCGAGGTCGGTGCTCCGGATGCGGCGCGCCTGCACTTCGGCAGCAAGCTCGCCGATCGGGTGGTCGTCTACACCCACCGCGACCCGGCGAAGGTCGCCGCGCAGTGGGACGGCAAGAAGATCCACCGGGGCGACGCGATCCGCCTGATCAGCTTCACGCCCGGGTTCATCGACGAGGCGCGCCCCGCTCTCGAGCGCCGCAACACCGCGACGGTCTCCGTCGTGGAATCCCGGCTCTACCTGGAGCTGAACGGCACGGCCGTCGACGCAGAGGTCATCGAGCAGCCCGCGCAGTAG
- a CDS encoding ATP-binding protein, translated as MAFGHRQRAVRLAMLVLPSIVTLAALGVTTTVALALQESRIRDATAERVQEVATSLAALSEVRQTVASVSDAGTPDDLADAADLASATAALQPIAELVARAAGVYYVVVTDDEGVRITHPLASERGVQVSTTNASVLAGTPFLGTETGPSGPSLRAKVPVVDGDRVVGMVAVGVLESDIAAEREQALGALLPWAVGALIVATLASSALTAAVERRFRRLDELALEHAQMGRTTAALREQSHEFTTRLHVVHGLVSRGDADEALAYIEDLVPVSGARHDERDAGMPLRDAAVHAVRSDVLAHGAQVEFDIAVGRDIDDEVVTVLTNLCRNAAEAGAARIRCILRERGDLLVGAVEDDGPGVDPRQATRIFALGFSSKPDASGSGRGIGLDLVRRLVTARGGTIEVGASTLGGARFSFEMARRP; from the coding sequence ATGGCGTTCGGGCACCGGCAGCGCGCCGTCCGGCTCGCCATGCTCGTGCTGCCCTCGATCGTCACCCTCGCGGCCCTCGGCGTCACGACGACGGTCGCCCTCGCGCTGCAGGAGAGCCGCATCCGGGATGCGACGGCGGAGCGCGTACAGGAGGTGGCCACGAGCCTCGCCGCTCTGAGCGAGGTGCGACAGACCGTCGCATCCGTCTCCGACGCGGGAACACCGGACGACCTCGCCGACGCGGCTGATCTCGCTTCGGCGACGGCAGCGCTGCAGCCGATCGCGGAGCTGGTCGCCCGCGCGGCGGGCGTCTATTACGTCGTCGTGACGGACGACGAGGGCGTGCGCATCACGCATCCGCTCGCGTCCGAGCGCGGCGTGCAGGTCTCGACCACGAACGCCTCGGTGCTCGCGGGTACGCCGTTCCTCGGCACCGAGACGGGGCCGTCGGGGCCGTCGCTGCGCGCGAAGGTGCCGGTCGTCGACGGTGACCGCGTGGTGGGCATGGTCGCGGTCGGGGTGCTCGAGTCCGACATCGCCGCCGAACGCGAACAGGCCCTGGGGGCACTGCTGCCCTGGGCAGTGGGGGCGCTCATCGTCGCGACCCTCGCCAGCTCCGCGCTCACGGCGGCGGTCGAGCGACGGTTCCGCCGCCTCGACGAGCTGGCCCTCGAGCACGCCCAGATGGGGCGGACGACGGCGGCGCTGCGCGAGCAGTCCCATGAGTTCACGACACGCCTGCACGTCGTGCACGGGCTCGTCTCCCGGGGTGACGCGGACGAGGCGCTCGCCTACATCGAGGATCTCGTGCCCGTCTCGGGTGCTCGGCACGATGAACGGGATGCGGGTATGCCGCTGCGCGATGCCGCGGTTCACGCCGTCCGCTCCGACGTACTCGCCCACGGTGCGCAGGTCGAGTTCGACATCGCCGTGGGGCGCGACATCGACGACGAGGTCGTCACCGTCCTCACCAACCTCTGCCGCAACGCCGCCGAAGCCGGGGCCGCCCGCATCCGCTGCATCCTCCGCGAGCGCGGCGACCTGCTCGTCGGGGCGGTGGAGGACGACGGGCCCGGCGTGGACCCGCGCCAGGCGACGCGGATCTTCGCCCTCGGGTTCTCCTCGAAGCCGGATGCCTCCGGCAGCGGACGAGGCATCGGTCTCGACCTGGTGCGCCGGCTGGTCACCGCGCGCGGGGGGACGATCGAAGTGGGCGCCTCGACGCTCGGCGGCGCCCGGTTCTCCTTCGAGATGGCGAGGCGCCCGTGA
- a CDS encoding ABC transporter ATP-binding protein codes for MIEVDAVRVVSGDVTLLDTISWRLDAGTALAVRGGNGSGKTTLLRVLAGMQTPSAGSARIAGAAISQRDRTYRRRVAAMIGLPPFAPDLTVLEHVRLVAVTWFTADEADARARAVLGELGLHTLHERFPHELSSGQTQLFGLALVLVRPAEVLILDEPEQRLDPEHVDAVIAALRARRDAGATLVVATHHPRLAELVADTTVRLERAA; via the coding sequence ATGATCGAGGTCGATGCGGTGCGCGTCGTCTCCGGCGATGTCACGCTGCTCGACACGATCAGCTGGCGTCTGGATGCGGGTACGGCGCTGGCCGTGCGGGGTGGCAACGGATCCGGGAAGACGACGCTGCTGCGCGTTCTCGCCGGCATGCAGACGCCCTCCGCCGGTTCTGCGCGCATCGCCGGGGCAGCCATCTCGCAGCGCGACCGCACCTATCGTCGGCGCGTGGCGGCGATGATCGGGCTCCCGCCCTTCGCACCCGATCTCACCGTGCTCGAGCACGTCCGACTCGTCGCCGTGACGTGGTTCACGGCGGACGAGGCCGACGCACGGGCGCGCGCCGTGCTCGGTGAGCTCGGCCTGCACACGCTGCACGAGCGGTTCCCTCATGAGCTGTCGTCGGGGCAGACGCAGCTCTTCGGGCTGGCGCTCGTCCTCGTGCGTCCCGCCGAGGTGCTAATCCTCGACGAACCCGAGCAGCGCCTCGACCCCGAGCATGTGGATGCGGTCATCGCCGCGCTGCGGGCGCGGCGGGATGCGGGAGCCACTCTCGTGGTCGCGACGCACCACCCGCGGCTCGCGGAGCTCGTCGCCGATACGACGGTGCGTCTGGAGCGCGCCGCGTGA
- a CDS encoding response regulator, which translates to MTGNIRVLVVDDDRGARALHSGFVAATSGFTVVGTAASGREALGFDVDALDLILLDMRLPDISGIEVLHRLRTIGGSEVDVIVISSSQDQTTVRQALAAHVVGYLIKPFTESALRAQLEQYRTRRQQAQQDARGRPLSQGEIDRLLATGGIRTGAHVAATPAAASALPKGLAQPTLDRVAAALDPVIARSGAEVATTCHLSRATAHRYLTHLVDLGLVDRAHRYGKRGRPEVLYRLAPAHAPDATTR; encoded by the coding sequence GTGACCGGGAACATCCGCGTGCTCGTCGTCGACGACGACAGGGGAGCCCGCGCATTGCACAGCGGCTTCGTCGCAGCGACGAGCGGCTTCACGGTCGTGGGCACCGCCGCGAGCGGGCGAGAGGCCCTGGGCTTCGACGTCGACGCGCTCGATCTCATCCTGCTCGACATGCGACTTCCCGACATCAGCGGCATCGAGGTGCTGCACCGCCTCCGCACGATCGGCGGGTCGGAGGTGGACGTGATCGTCATCAGCTCCTCGCAGGACCAGACGACCGTGCGTCAGGCGCTCGCCGCGCACGTCGTGGGGTATCTGATCAAACCCTTCACCGAATCGGCGCTGCGGGCCCAGCTCGAGCAGTATCGGACACGTCGTCAACAGGCCCAGCAGGATGCGCGCGGGCGTCCGCTGAGTCAGGGCGAGATCGATCGGCTGCTGGCGACGGGCGGCATCCGAACCGGCGCCCACGTCGCGGCGACGCCCGCTGCCGCATCCGCGCTGCCGAAGGGGCTGGCGCAACCCACGCTCGATCGGGTGGCGGCGGCGCTCGATCCCGTCATCGCGCGGTCCGGCGCCGAGGTCGCGACCACGTGCCATCTGTCGCGAGCCACAGCTCACCGCTACCTGACGCATCTCGTCGACCTGGGGCTCGTCGACCGTGCACACCGCTACGGCAAGCGCGGGCGTCCCGAAGTCCTCTATCGGCTCGCACCGGCGCACGCCCCGGACGCCACGACCCGCTGA
- a CDS encoding tripartite tricarboxylate transporter TctB family protein, translating to MTFPANPTATSAVLGERLRLVSGPGIAALLKGLTMPVIVAAFATYLLIGILTMRVPEGAAFPGPQFFPGIVTAGLYAFAVSLAITAVREIRAMPDPLTAELLAAEADDDPPPPRPVRVDVRSLAWVLVSFFAFAVLLDLLGWIIAATLLFWCIARGFGASKPIQMLAVGATLSSLAYIGFDMLLGMPLPSGLLGGF from the coding sequence GTGACCTTCCCCGCCAATCCCACCGCCACCTCCGCCGTCCTCGGCGAACGCCTGCGACTCGTCTCCGGCCCCGGCATCGCGGCGCTGCTGAAGGGCCTCACGATGCCTGTCATCGTGGCGGCGTTCGCGACGTACCTGCTGATCGGCATCCTGACGATGCGCGTGCCCGAGGGTGCTGCCTTCCCCGGACCGCAGTTCTTCCCCGGCATCGTCACCGCCGGCCTCTACGCCTTCGCCGTCTCGCTCGCCATCACAGCGGTGCGGGAGATCAGGGCCATGCCCGACCCGCTCACGGCCGAGCTGCTGGCGGCCGAGGCCGACGACGACCCGCCGCCCCCGCGGCCGGTGCGCGTGGACGTCCGCTCGCTGGCGTGGGTGCTGGTCTCGTTCTTCGCTTTCGCGGTGCTGCTCGATCTGCTCGGCTGGATCATCGCCGCGACTCTGCTCTTCTGGTGCATCGCCCGTGGATTCGGTGCCTCCAAGCCCATCCAGATGCTCGCGGTCGGCGCGACCCTGAGCTCGCTCGCCTACATCGGATTCGACATGCTGCTCGGGATGCCGCTCCCGTCCGGCCTCCTCGGGGGGTTCTGA
- a CDS encoding MarR family winged helix-turn-helix transcriptional regulator — MGSSSTGPSAVQLDAYFGLIEVSSLLRHAVEQQLKEAGDLSYVQFQLLATLGDAPGGSLRMTDLADGVVYSRSGLTYQAQVLEKRGLVARSASPDDERSIAVALTAEGKDVLGRVFPGHIAILEDLLFARLSPGDVDALADILGRVRDHMRHTPPRSAARRRRAPASEGTPA, encoded by the coding sequence ATGGGTTCTTCGTCGACAGGTCCGAGTGCTGTCCAACTCGACGCATACTTCGGTCTGATCGAGGTCAGCAGCCTCCTGCGTCATGCCGTCGAGCAGCAGCTCAAGGAGGCGGGCGATCTGAGCTACGTCCAGTTCCAGCTGCTCGCGACGCTCGGGGATGCCCCGGGCGGCTCCCTGCGGATGACGGATCTCGCCGACGGCGTCGTCTACAGCCGGAGCGGCCTGACGTACCAGGCCCAGGTGCTTGAGAAGCGGGGTCTCGTCGCCCGATCGGCGTCGCCGGACGATGAGCGCAGCATCGCGGTCGCTCTGACGGCGGAGGGCAAGGACGTGCTCGGACGGGTCTTCCCCGGGCATATCGCGATCCTCGAGGATCTGCTCTTCGCGCGTCTCTCGCCCGGTGACGTCGATGCCCTCGCCGACATCCTCGGCCGGGTGCGCGACCACATGAGGCACACGCCGCCGCGCTCGGCGGCCCGGCGTCGCCGCGCCCCAGCATCCGAGGGGACTCCGGCATGA
- a CDS encoding tripartite tricarboxylate transporter substrate binding protein codes for MTTPSDESAPRTKTTTRTVIGRVVGGVVTAAAVGIAAFGSISSAAGGQEISASMTIVAPAAAGGGWDGVARELQQAQKANGLVNNVQVVNMPGAGGTIALGNVSVLNGQANNLLVGGTGLLAATIQFNSAATLADVTPLAVVVEEYDVIVVPADSPYESLDDLVAAWQENPKALPWTGGGSFDQLVVTDLALAAGIDPVDTTYISSDGGGEAIQALLNGTAKAAAGGYPDNIDQIEAGRLRALALVAKEPIEGIDIPTAAEQGYDISLTNWRMLAAPAGLTDDEVDQLTQLILDSVETPQWQDAVERYRWTERVITGDELTGFLDDEESRIRTLYEEMGL; via the coding sequence ATGACCACCCCCTCGGACGAGTCCGCCCCCCGGACGAAGACCACCACCAGAACCGTGATCGGCCGCGTGGTCGGCGGTGTCGTGACCGCCGCCGCGGTCGGCATCGCCGCGTTCGGCTCGATCAGCTCGGCCGCCGGCGGACAGGAGATCAGCGCCTCGATGACCATCGTGGCCCCGGCGGCCGCCGGCGGCGGATGGGACGGCGTCGCGCGCGAGCTGCAGCAGGCACAGAAGGCGAACGGCCTCGTGAACAACGTGCAGGTCGTCAACATGCCCGGAGCCGGCGGCACGATCGCCCTCGGCAACGTGTCGGTGCTGAACGGCCAGGCGAACAATCTGCTCGTCGGCGGCACGGGGCTGCTGGCCGCGACGATCCAGTTCAACTCCGCCGCGACCCTCGCCGACGTCACGCCTCTGGCCGTCGTCGTCGAGGAGTACGACGTGATCGTCGTCCCCGCCGACTCTCCCTACGAGAGCCTCGACGATCTCGTCGCGGCGTGGCAGGAGAACCCCAAGGCCCTGCCGTGGACGGGCGGCGGCTCGTTCGACCAGCTCGTCGTGACCGACCTCGCCCTCGCCGCGGGGATCGACCCGGTCGACACCACCTACATCTCGTCCGACGGCGGCGGCGAGGCGATCCAGGCGCTGCTCAACGGCACGGCCAAAGCCGCGGCGGGCGGATACCCCGACAACATCGACCAGATCGAGGCGGGGCGCCTGCGCGCCCTCGCCCTCGTCGCGAAAGAGCCGATCGAGGGGATCGACATCCCGACCGCGGCCGAACAGGGCTACGACATCTCGCTCACCAACTGGCGTATGCTCGCCGCCCCCGCAGGGCTCACCGACGACGAGGTGGATCAGCTCACGCAGCTCATCCTCGACTCCGTCGAGACCCCCCAGTGGCAGGACGCCGTGGAGCGCTATCGCTGGACCGAGCGCGTCATCACCGGGGACGAGCTCACCGGCTTCCTCGACGACGAGGAGTCCCGCATCCGCACGCTCTACGAGGAGATGGGCCTGTGA
- a CDS encoding NADP-dependent oxidoreductase, whose protein sequence is MKAVRFHETGGPEVLRYEDAPTPAPASGEVRIRVAGVAYNPADGGMRGGFLPIPITLPHIPGYDVAGTVDALGEGVDDLEIGDSVIGLIPMESDGAAAEYVVAPAAVLTKAPLTIPLADAAGLPSVGLTASQALFEGAGLSAGQRVLINGAGGPVGGYAVQLARSAGAHVIATASGRSRARVEAAGAHEIVDHTVTTLQDAVTEQVDVLLNLAPISAEGFQSLVPLVRDGGVVVSTTPMVPTPGDEARGVRAVTIFVRSDVDELANLVSLIDRGELSVDITERLPLADLPRVHERAEAGDVHGKIVFLPSAGD, encoded by the coding sequence ATGAAAGCGGTACGGTTCCACGAGACGGGCGGTCCCGAGGTGTTGCGCTACGAGGACGCGCCGACGCCCGCGCCCGCCAGCGGCGAGGTGCGCATCCGTGTCGCCGGCGTCGCCTACAACCCGGCCGACGGCGGGATGCGCGGAGGCTTCCTCCCCATTCCGATCACCCTGCCCCACATCCCCGGATACGACGTCGCGGGCACCGTCGACGCGCTGGGCGAGGGAGTCGACGATCTGGAGATCGGCGACAGCGTCATCGGTCTGATCCCCATGGAGTCGGACGGTGCGGCCGCCGAGTACGTGGTGGCACCGGCCGCCGTCCTCACGAAGGCGCCGCTCACCATTCCGCTGGCGGATGCGGCGGGGCTTCCCTCGGTGGGACTCACCGCATCCCAGGCTCTCTTCGAGGGGGCAGGACTCAGCGCCGGCCAACGCGTGCTCATCAACGGTGCCGGCGGGCCGGTCGGCGGCTACGCCGTTCAGCTCGCCCGGAGCGCGGGTGCGCACGTGATCGCCACCGCGAGCGGGCGCAGTCGCGCCCGGGTGGAGGCGGCCGGCGCCCACGAGATCGTGGACCACACCGTCACGACACTGCAGGATGCCGTGACCGAGCAGGTCGACGTGCTGCTGAACCTCGCCCCCATCTCGGCGGAGGGCTTCCAGTCCCTCGTCCCGCTGGTGCGCGACGGCGGCGTGGTGGTCTCGACCACACCGATGGTGCCGACGCCCGGTGACGAGGCGCGTGGCGTCAGGGCGGTGACGATCTTCGTCCGCTCCGACGTCGACGAGCTTGCGAACCTGGTGTCACTCATCGATCGGGGGGAACTCAGCGTAGACATCACCGAGCGGCTGCCGCTCGCGGACCTGCCGCGCGTGCACGAACGCGCCGAGGCGGGCGACGTGCACGGCAAGATCGTGTTCCTCCCGTCGGCGGGCGACTGA
- a CDS encoding MFS transporter: MSLQPTEIRSLVPARMDRLPWSRFHWMIVVGLGFSWILDGLEVQIVAATGYAATLGMGSFEVGLAATFYLLGQVTGALVFGRLTDKLGRKNLFLISLAIYLVGSAVAGLAFAPWFFYIWRFVAGAGIGGEYAAINSAIDEIIPAKYRGRVDIAINGTYWGGAALGAVASSFFLNQDIFAEDLGWRLSFFVGPVLGILIIWLRRHIPESPRWQMTHGREEEAERGVDEIEERIRKEGREIPPVDESKAIVVKEYGRVPFLVIAKVLFRQYPRRTLVGVTMMVTQSFLYNAIFFTYALVLENFYDVPPASASQYFIVFALGNLAGALVLGHFFDTWGRRRMLFGTYVLAGLILLVSAFLFHVGALDAVTHTIFWCASFFFASAGASAAYLTVSEIFPLELRSQVISYVFSIGQLVGAAAPALYGALIGDGSDRGPLFWGYVLGSAVMILGGVVCGIFGVSAAGKSLEDIADPLSLVDAKDEQRS; encoded by the coding sequence ATGTCGCTGCAGCCCACCGAGATCAGATCCCTCGTTCCCGCCCGCATGGATCGCCTGCCGTGGTCGAGATTCCATTGGATGATCGTCGTGGGCCTGGGCTTCTCCTGGATCCTCGACGGACTCGAAGTGCAGATCGTCGCGGCGACCGGTTACGCCGCCACCCTCGGCATGGGCTCGTTCGAAGTGGGGCTGGCGGCCACCTTCTACCTGCTGGGGCAGGTGACCGGCGCCCTCGTGTTCGGACGCCTGACCGACAAGCTCGGGCGCAAGAACCTCTTCCTCATCTCCCTCGCGATCTACCTCGTCGGCAGCGCGGTCGCCGGCCTCGCCTTCGCCCCCTGGTTCTTCTACATCTGGCGCTTCGTCGCCGGCGCGGGCATCGGCGGCGAATACGCCGCGATCAACTCGGCCATCGACGAGATCATCCCGGCGAAGTACCGCGGACGCGTCGACATCGCGATCAACGGCACCTACTGGGGCGGCGCGGCGCTCGGTGCCGTGGCCAGCTCCTTCTTCTTGAACCAGGACATCTTCGCCGAGGACCTCGGCTGGCGGCTGAGCTTCTTCGTGGGACCCGTGCTGGGCATCCTCATCATCTGGCTGCGCCGCCACATCCCGGAGAGCCCGCGCTGGCAGATGACGCACGGGCGCGAGGAGGAGGCCGAGCGCGGTGTCGACGAGATCGAGGAGCGCATCCGCAAGGAGGGTAGGGAGATCCCGCCGGTCGATGAGAGCAAGGCGATCGTCGTGAAGGAGTACGGACGCGTGCCGTTCCTCGTGATCGCGAAGGTGCTCTTCCGCCAGTACCCGCGGCGCACCCTGGTCGGGGTGACGATGATGGTGACGCAGTCGTTCCTGTACAACGCGATCTTCTTCACCTACGCGCTCGTGCTCGAGAACTTCTACGACGTCCCGCCCGCATCCGCGTCGCAGTACTTCATCGTCTTCGCCCTGGGCAACCTCGCCGGTGCGCTCGTGCTGGGGCACTTCTTCGATACCTGGGGTCGGCGACGGATGCTGTTCGGCACCTATGTGCTCGCCGGGCTCATCTTGCTGGTCAGCGCCTTCTTGTTCCACGTCGGTGCCCTGGACGCGGTGACGCACACGATCTTCTGGTGCGCATCGTTCTTCTTCGCCTCCGCTGGGGCCTCGGCGGCGTATCTCACGGTGAGCGAGATCTTCCCGCTGGAGCTGCGCAGCCAGGTGATCTCCTACGTGTTCTCGATCGGTCAGCTCGTCGGAGCAGCGGCGCCCGCGCTCTACGGAGCCCTCATCGGGGACGGATCGGATCGCGGGCCGCTCTTCTGGGG
- a CDS encoding NUDIX hydrolase: MSPLLASVTAAVNAWHTRDEAEESTRRDFVGALRDHGRATLERSGPPTHVTASAFVFDEDAAHVLLCFHGKGRFWVQPGGHLEAGDTSVEGAALRELQEETGLSPALLEGIAVADLDHHALGGGFGRCASHLDIGVVGRVSDLTAPLVVSDESDAVAWWPVAALPLDSAPGLADRLARVLAVR; the protein is encoded by the coding sequence ATGAGCCCGCTCCTCGCATCCGTCACCGCCGCCGTCAACGCCTGGCACACCCGCGACGAGGCGGAGGAGAGCACGCGTCGAGACTTCGTCGGGGCCCTTCGCGACCACGGCCGAGCGACCCTGGAGCGCTCCGGCCCGCCGACGCACGTCACGGCCAGCGCCTTCGTGTTCGACGAGGACGCCGCGCACGTGCTGCTGTGTTTCCACGGCAAGGGTCGGTTCTGGGTGCAGCCCGGCGGGCATCTCGAGGCGGGCGACACCTCCGTGGAGGGCGCGGCGCTGCGCGAGCTGCAGGAGGAGACCGGGTTGTCTCCCGCGCTGCTGGAGGGCATCGCGGTGGCGGATCTGGATCATCACGCCCTCGGAGGGGGGTTCGGCCGGTGCGCGTCGCACCTCGACATCGGCGTCGTCGGGCGCGTCTCAGACCTGACCGCTCCCCTGGTCGTCAGCGACGAATCGGATGCGGTGGCGTGGTGGCCGGTGGCGGCGCTGCCGCTCGACTCGGCGCCGGGACTCGCCGATCGCCTGGCACGCGTGCTCGCGGTGCGCTGA
- a CDS encoding GNAT family N-acetyltransferase, producing MNADLDHIVFRAARGEDLTGILAFWAQAAENEARPADDIAMLAALLERDADALDLAVHDGGVVGTLISGWDGWRAHLYRLAVRPDLRGRGIAAELLRRAEARLAALGAARLDAMVLEHNGLGQSFWASAGFSAQPEWRRWVRSVE from the coding sequence GTGAACGCCGACCTCGACCACATCGTCTTCCGTGCCGCACGCGGGGAGGACCTCACCGGAATCCTGGCCTTCTGGGCGCAGGCGGCCGAGAACGAAGCCCGGCCGGCCGACGACATCGCGATGCTGGCGGCGCTTCTCGAGCGGGATGCGGACGCGCTCGACCTGGCGGTTCACGACGGCGGTGTGGTCGGCACGCTCATCTCGGGCTGGGACGGCTGGCGCGCACACCTGTATCGCCTCGCCGTCCGTCCCGATCTGCGCGGCCGGGGCATCGCCGCAGAGTTGCTTCGTCGCGCGGAGGCTCGCCTCGCGGCCCTGGGTGCTGCACGACTCGATGCGATGGTGCTCGAGCACAACGGGCTCGGACAGTCGTTCTGGGCGTCAGCCGGATTCAGCGCACAGCCCGAGTGGCGGCGGTGGGTGCGCTCCGTCGAGTGA
- a CDS encoding glutamate decarboxylase, producing the protein MNARRGPHRPPAGSEDRLSINPVFVRPGEATEFDRYRLPAGPSLPETAYQIVHDEAILDGNSRLNLATFVTTWMDDHGQRLYREAFDKNMIDKDEYPATAEIEERCWRMLADLWHAPDDADAIGTSTIGSSEACMLGGLALKRLWQERRRADGKPTDRPNLVMSAAVQVVWEKFCNYWEIEPRYVPVSPGHLVLDGEGLEQYVDENTIGVVAVLGQTFTGLYDPVAAIAAKLDEIEAATGFDVRIHVDGASGAMIAPFCQPELDWDFRIARVNSISTSGHKYGLVYPGVGWVVWRDSSVLPESLVFHVSYLGGDMPTLALNFSRPGAQVLLQYYQFLRLGRDGYRAVQQNSLDVAQFLSGEIERMGPFDLVSRGDTIPVFAWTLKAGHTDVWNLYDLADRLRMKGWLVPAYPMADDMSDTVLQRIVVKVGLSRDLAASLIADIRAEVDFLDRLDAPLPRERTTGSGFHH; encoded by the coding sequence ATGAACGCTCGTCGAGGTCCTCACCGTCCGCCCGCCGGAAGCGAGGACCGGCTGAGTATCAATCCCGTGTTCGTGCGCCCGGGGGAGGCCACGGAGTTCGACCGCTATCGGCTCCCGGCAGGCCCGAGCCTGCCCGAGACGGCCTACCAGATCGTGCACGACGAGGCGATCCTCGACGGCAACTCGCGCCTGAACCTCGCCACCTTCGTCACGACGTGGATGGATGACCACGGGCAGCGGCTCTATCGCGAGGCCTTCGACAAGAACATGATCGACAAGGACGAGTACCCGGCGACCGCCGAGATAGAAGAGCGGTGCTGGCGGATGCTGGCGGATCTCTGGCACGCACCGGACGACGCCGACGCGATCGGCACGTCGACGATCGGCTCGTCGGAGGCCTGCATGCTCGGCGGGCTCGCGCTCAAGCGGCTGTGGCAGGAGCGACGCAGGGCCGACGGGAAGCCGACCGACCGGCCCAATCTCGTCATGTCTGCTGCCGTCCAGGTGGTGTGGGAGAAGTTCTGCAACTACTGGGAGATCGAACCCCGGTACGTGCCGGTCTCCCCGGGCCACCTGGTGCTGGACGGGGAAGGTCTGGAGCAGTACGTCGACGAGAACACGATCGGCGTCGTCGCGGTGCTCGGACAGACCTTCACGGGGCTCTACGACCCGGTCGCCGCCATCGCGGCGAAGCTCGACGAGATCGAGGCCGCCACCGGCTTCGACGTCCGCATCCACGTCGACGGCGCGTCCGGCGCCATGATCGCCCCGTTCTGCCAGCCCGAGCTGGACTGGGACTTCCGCATCGCTCGCGTCAACTCGATCAGCACCTCGGGGCACAAGTACGGGCTCGTCTATCCCGGCGTCGGCTGGGTCGTCTGGCGGGATTCGTCGGTGCTGCCGGAGAGCCTGGTGTTCCATGTCAGCTACCTCGGCGGCGACATGCCCACCCTCGCCCTGAACTTCTCCCGGCCGGGCGCTCAGGTGCTGCTGCAGTACTACCAGTTCCTCCGCCTCGGACGGGACGGCTATCGCGCCGTGCAGCAGAACTCGCTCGACGTGGCGCAGTTCCTGTCCGGTGAGATCGAGCGCATGGGTCCGTTCGACCTCGTGAGCCGAGGAGACACCATCCCTGTCTTCGCGTGGACGCTGAAGGCGGGCCATACGGACGTCTGGAACCTCTACGACCTGGCGGACCGCCTGCGGATGAAGGGGTGGCTCGTGCCGGCCTATCCGATGGCCGACGACATGAGCGACACGGTGCTGCAGCGCATCGTGGTGAAGGTGGGGCTCAGCCGCGACCTCGCGGCGTCGCTCATCGCCGACATCCGCGCCGAGGTGGACTTCCTCGACCGCCTCGATGCGCCGCTGCCCCGCGAGCGCACCACGGGCTCAGGCTTCCACCACTGA